The following are encoded in a window of Arthrobacter sp. NicSoilB4 genomic DNA:
- a CDS encoding PAS domain-containing sensor histidine kinase: MSEQQPVRSVDRYYKPGGPRARVVACHLSLALVMAGAVPASAAWWPALFDTPGMAAVVALAGVLTLAASFALSLARVRLRQEQCRSDATEAELQALLADSRERERLLTTILDTVDVGIVALDAAGRRLLTNSWQSALEGSAAPAGAAHGAGEAQLLLTGQDQETPLPLERRPVRRAASGESFADYLVRFGTAPGSRVVSTGARPLQDDDGGFRGAVVVFNEVTGLVDALAAKDDVVSTVSHEFRTPLTSIIGNLDLALGDSAGLSATTVRRIEVAQRNAERLLALVSDLLMSANSTVHVHPRRTDLASLVEASLGSAQAHAHASRVSLSMDLPAPLWANVDPLRISQALDNLVSNAIKYSPDGGTVHVSASSERGRVLLHVEDDGMGMTAADAERVFTRFFRSPTVREGSIPGAGLGLAITKSIVERHGGSISCRSRPGCGSTFTVELPAEAAPQAF, encoded by the coding sequence GTGAGTGAACAGCAACCGGTCCGGAGCGTGGACCGGTACTACAAACCCGGGGGCCCGCGTGCGCGGGTGGTGGCCTGCCACCTCTCACTGGCCCTCGTCATGGCGGGCGCTGTGCCGGCGTCTGCCGCATGGTGGCCAGCTCTCTTCGACACCCCCGGCATGGCCGCCGTCGTGGCGCTCGCTGGAGTCCTGACCCTTGCCGCGTCCTTCGCCCTGAGCCTGGCACGCGTGCGGCTGCGCCAGGAGCAATGCCGGAGCGACGCCACGGAGGCGGAGCTGCAGGCATTGCTCGCGGACAGCAGGGAACGCGAACGCCTCCTCACCACCATCCTGGACACTGTCGACGTCGGCATTGTTGCGCTCGACGCCGCGGGCCGGCGCCTGTTGACCAACAGCTGGCAATCAGCCCTCGAAGGCTCGGCGGCGCCCGCAGGCGCTGCGCACGGTGCCGGGGAAGCGCAACTGCTGCTGACCGGCCAGGACCAGGAAACCCCGCTCCCCCTCGAACGCCGCCCGGTTCGGCGGGCCGCATCGGGAGAGTCCTTTGCGGATTACCTGGTGCGATTCGGCACGGCACCGGGCAGCCGCGTCGTGTCCACCGGTGCACGTCCCCTGCAGGACGACGACGGCGGTTTCCGCGGCGCCGTCGTCGTGTTCAACGAGGTCACCGGCCTCGTCGACGCCCTGGCCGCCAAGGACGACGTGGTCTCCACCGTCTCGCACGAGTTCCGCACCCCGTTGACCTCGATCATCGGCAACCTGGACCTGGCGCTCGGTGATTCTGCGGGGCTCTCCGCCACCACCGTGCGCCGGATCGAGGTGGCTCAACGCAATGCCGAGCGGCTGCTTGCCCTGGTTTCGGACCTGCTGATGTCGGCCAACTCCACGGTGCATGTCCACCCGCGCCGGACCGATCTTGCCAGCCTTGTCGAGGCCAGCCTCGGCTCGGCCCAGGCCCACGCGCACGCGTCCAGGGTCTCGCTCTCCATGGACCTGCCGGCCCCGCTCTGGGCCAATGTAGATCCGCTGCGGATCAGCCAGGCCCTCGACAACCTGGTATCCAACGCCATCAAGTACTCCCCCGACGGCGGCACCGTCCACGTTTCCGCGAGCAGTGAGCGGGGCCGGGTGCTGCTGCACGTGGAGGACGACGGCATGGGGATGACCGCCGCCGACGCCGAACGGGTCTTCACCCGGTTCTTCCGCAGCCCCACCGTGCGCGAGGGCTCGATCCCCGGCGCCGGGCTTGGCCTGGCGATCACCAAATCCATCGTGGAACGACACGGCGGCAGCATTTCCTGCCGGTCGCGCCCCGGCTGCGGGAGCACCTTCACCGTGGAGCTTCCCGCCGAAGCAGCACCTCAGGCCTTTTAG
- the rpsM gene encoding 30S ribosomal protein S13: MARLAGVDIPREKRLEIALTYIYGVGKTRAHETLAATGISADVRVKDLSDAELVQLRDYIEGNYKVEGDLRREVAADIRRKVEIGSYEGIRHRKGLPVRGQRTKTNARTRKGPKRTVAGKKKTR; the protein is encoded by the coding sequence ATGGCTCGTCTCGCTGGCGTAGACATTCCCCGCGAAAAGCGGTTGGAAATTGCGCTTACTTACATCTACGGCGTGGGCAAGACCCGTGCACACGAAACCCTGGCTGCCACCGGCATCAGCGCGGACGTTCGGGTCAAGGACCTGTCCGACGCCGAGCTCGTCCAGCTGCGTGACTACATTGAAGGCAACTACAAGGTTGAGGGTGACCTTCGCCGCGAAGTAGCAGCAGATATCCGCCGCAAGGTTGAAATCGGCAGCTACGAAGGTATTCGCCACCGCAAGGGCCTGCCAGTGCGCGGACAGCGCACGAAGACGAACGCACGTACCCGCAAGGGTCCGAAGCGCACCGTCGCAGGCAAGAAGAAGACCCGCTAA
- a CDS encoding type II secretion system F family protein, whose protein sequence is MNPVVLISLLLVSAPVGYLVWSLLSVDRSSQRAVRTMLALGTDTAGQTEQKQSKLLERIGYRLTPAGYVRKLDKLLSLAGRPASLPLGRVLAAKPLLGLLGALLGYYISSSAPTAIIKLVGVFVVLLGYFIPDLLLYSKGQERQKIMQLELANTLDQMLISVEAGLGFEGAMARAGENGKGPLAEEIVRTLQDMQVGRSRRESYLALSERTNIPELRSFVQAVVQADTYGIAISRVLRIQAKVMRVKRRQRAEEKAMKLPVTILFPLLFFIFPVLFIAILGPAVINAIETFSGQ, encoded by the coding sequence GTGAACCCTGTGGTCCTGATTTCCCTGCTGCTGGTCTCCGCTCCGGTGGGCTACCTGGTCTGGTCGCTGCTCTCCGTCGACCGTTCCTCCCAGCGGGCTGTCCGCACCATGCTCGCGCTCGGAACGGACACCGCCGGGCAAACGGAGCAGAAACAGAGCAAGCTGCTGGAGCGGATCGGCTACCGGCTGACGCCCGCGGGGTACGTCCGCAAACTCGACAAGCTCCTGTCGCTCGCCGGACGCCCTGCTTCCCTCCCCCTCGGGCGGGTCCTGGCGGCGAAACCGCTGCTCGGGCTGCTGGGTGCCCTGCTCGGCTACTACATCAGCTCCAGCGCCCCGACGGCGATCATCAAGCTTGTAGGGGTCTTTGTAGTACTGCTGGGCTACTTCATCCCCGACCTCCTGCTCTACAGCAAGGGCCAGGAACGCCAGAAGATCATGCAGTTGGAACTGGCCAACACCCTGGACCAGATGCTCATCTCCGTGGAGGCGGGCCTGGGGTTCGAAGGAGCCATGGCACGGGCCGGCGAGAACGGCAAGGGTCCCCTGGCCGAGGAAATTGTCCGGACGCTCCAGGACATGCAGGTGGGCCGGAGCCGCCGCGAGTCCTACCTGGCACTGTCCGAAAGGACGAACATCCCGGAGCTGCGCAGCTTCGTCCAGGCCGTGGTCCAGGCCGACACCTACGGCATTGCCATTAGCCGCGTGCTCCGGATCCAAGCCAAGGTCATGCGGGTCAAGCGCCGGCAGCGGGCCGAGGAAAAGGCCATGAAGCTGCCGGTCACCATCTTGTTCCCTTTGCTGTTCTTCATCTTCCCGGTGCTCTTCATTGCCATCCTTGGCCCCGCCGTCATCAACGCGATCGAGACCTTCAGCGGCCAGTAG
- the rpsK gene encoding 30S ribosomal protein S11, translating to MPPKTRGAVRKPRKKDKKNIALGQAHIKSTFNNTIVSITDPNGAVISWASSGEVGFKGSRKSTPFAAQMAAEAAAKRAQEHGMRKVDVFVKGPGSGRETAIRSLQAAGLEVGSIQDVTPSAHNGCRPPKRRRV from the coding sequence ATGCCCCCGAAGACTCGTGGCGCGGTTCGCAAGCCGCGTAAGAAGGACAAGAAGAATATCGCGCTGGGCCAGGCGCACATCAAGAGCACCTTTAACAACACCATCGTGTCCATCACGGACCCGAACGGTGCTGTCATCTCCTGGGCTTCGTCCGGTGAGGTTGGTTTCAAGGGTTCACGTAAGTCCACCCCGTTCGCAGCCCAGATGGCCGCCGAAGCCGCCGCGAAGCGTGCACAGGAGCACGGTATGCGCAAGGTTGACGTATTCGTCAAGGGCCCGGGCTCTGGACGCGAAACGGCTATCCGTTCACTGCAGGCCGCTGGCCTCGAGGTTGGATCCATCCAGGATGTAACCCCCAGCGCCCACAACGGCTGCCGTCCGCCGAAGCGCCGCCGCGTCTAA
- the infA gene encoding translation initiation factor IF-1 — translation MAKKDGVIEIEGVVTEALPNAMFRVELTNKHIVLAHISGKMRQHYIRILPEDRVVVELSPYDLTRGRIVYRYK, via the coding sequence ATGGCCAAGAAGGACGGGGTCATTGAGATCGAGGGCGTTGTGACTGAGGCGCTGCCCAACGCGATGTTTCGCGTTGAGCTCACCAACAAGCACATCGTTCTGGCGCACATCTCTGGAAAGATGCGCCAGCACTACATCAGGATCCTCCCTGAGGACCGGGTAGTGGTGGAGCTGAGCCCGTACGACCTGACACGTGGTCGTATCGTCTACCGCTACAAGTAA
- a CDS encoding CpaF family protein: protein MKLSDRLRTAEGTLPPAGSPAPTPPPARLPSPVEPTASPAPAVELRKPVATVPPAFAEPSETYRSKTQQPVDVFAALKQRAATALFERMGSRFNDSAAKEDDLRTSAREELIRIIDAEQVPLSVEERSRLVQDVADDVLGYGPLQRLLDDPAVTEIMVNCMDQIYVERHGKLTLTESRFSSEDHLRKVIERIVSKVGRRIDESSPLVDARLEDGSRVNAVIPPLAVGGSSLTIRKFSKVPLTVRNLIEFGTLTPEMAELLNACVKAKLNIIVSGGTGTGKTTLLNVLSSFLPDDERIVTIEDAVELQIQQRHVVRLESRPPNTEGKGEVTIRELLRNSLRMRPDRIVVGEVRGGESLDMLQAMNTGHDGSLSTVHSNSPRDAVARLETLVLMAGMDLPLRAIREQIASAVNLIVQISRLRDGTRRITHVTEVQGMEGDIVTLQDAFVFDYSAGVDAHGRFLGKPVPTGIRPRFIDRFEDLGIYVSPSVFAAPLAAAGRV, encoded by the coding sequence GTGAAGCTCTCCGATCGGCTCCGCACCGCCGAAGGAACCCTGCCACCGGCCGGAAGTCCCGCCCCGACACCGCCGCCAGCGCGGCTGCCCTCCCCGGTCGAGCCGACGGCGTCCCCTGCCCCCGCCGTAGAACTCCGCAAGCCCGTCGCCACAGTTCCGCCGGCTTTCGCCGAGCCGTCAGAGACCTACCGGTCCAAGACCCAGCAGCCGGTCGACGTTTTCGCGGCCCTCAAGCAACGCGCCGCGACCGCCCTCTTCGAGCGGATGGGGAGCAGATTCAACGACTCCGCCGCCAAGGAGGACGACCTGCGCACGTCCGCGCGGGAGGAGCTCATCCGGATCATCGACGCCGAGCAGGTCCCCCTCTCCGTCGAAGAACGCTCCCGCCTCGTCCAGGACGTCGCCGATGATGTGCTCGGCTACGGCCCCCTGCAACGCCTCCTGGACGATCCTGCCGTCACGGAAATCATGGTCAACTGTATGGACCAGATTTACGTCGAACGGCACGGCAAGCTGACCCTGACCGAATCGCGCTTCAGCTCCGAAGACCACCTGCGCAAAGTTATTGAGCGGATCGTCTCCAAAGTGGGCCGACGCATCGACGAGTCTTCCCCGCTTGTGGACGCCCGCCTCGAGGACGGTTCCCGCGTCAACGCAGTGATTCCCCCGCTCGCGGTGGGCGGCTCCTCGCTGACCATCCGAAAGTTCAGCAAAGTGCCGCTGACCGTGCGAAACCTCATCGAGTTCGGCACCCTGACGCCTGAAATGGCAGAGCTGCTGAACGCCTGCGTGAAGGCGAAGCTGAACATCATCGTCTCCGGCGGCACCGGCACCGGCAAGACGACGCTGCTCAATGTGCTGTCCTCCTTCCTGCCCGACGACGAGCGGATCGTCACCATCGAGGACGCCGTCGAACTGCAGATCCAGCAGCGCCACGTCGTCCGGCTCGAAAGCCGTCCGCCCAACACCGAAGGCAAGGGCGAGGTCACCATCCGGGAACTGCTCCGCAACTCACTGCGTATGCGCCCGGACCGGATCGTGGTGGGCGAGGTCCGCGGCGGTGAATCCCTGGACATGCTCCAGGCCATGAACACCGGCCACGACGGATCCCTTTCCACTGTCCACTCAAACTCGCCCCGCGACGCTGTCGCACGCCTGGAAACCCTCGTGCTGATGGCAGGCATGGACCTGCCGCTGCGGGCGATTCGCGAACAGATCGCCTCAGCCGTCAACCTGATCGTCCAGATTTCACGCCTCCGCGACGGCACCCGCCGGATCACCCACGTCACCGAGGTCCAGGGCATGGAAGGGGACATCGTGACGCTCCAGGATGCCTTCGTCTTCGACTACTCAGCCGGCGTCGACGCCCACGGCCGCTTCCTCGGCAAACCGGTGCCCACCGGCATCCGCCCACGGTTCATCGACCGGTTCGAGGATCTGGGTATCTACGTCTCCCCCAGCGTCTTTGCGGCCCCGCTGGCCGCGGCCGGAAGGGTGTGA
- a CDS encoding Hpt domain-containing protein — protein MSFLSAPDDGDSSTAFSPAAFPGGAGQATPEEAPLVDPAALQDLGVQLESPSVARGFARDYAKMWDQRYNCLASALNRRDEAGSLEAVLSLKTSSAMVGGVQLARLAGELEDAVRGGDMERASSLLGEVAESGSETVDELQYSYILWES, from the coding sequence ATGTCCTTTCTCAGTGCCCCAGACGACGGCGACTCCAGCACAGCATTCTCCCCCGCAGCCTTCCCCGGCGGAGCAGGCCAGGCCACCCCTGAAGAAGCACCGCTCGTGGACCCCGCGGCACTCCAGGATCTCGGTGTCCAGCTGGAAAGCCCATCAGTCGCCAGAGGGTTCGCCCGGGACTATGCCAAGATGTGGGACCAGCGCTACAACTGCCTGGCATCGGCGCTGAACCGCCGGGACGAAGCTGGGTCGCTGGAGGCCGTACTGAGCCTGAAGACGTCCTCGGCAATGGTGGGAGGAGTCCAGCTCGCCCGGCTCGCAGGAGAGCTGGAGGATGCGGTACGCGGCGGCGACATGGAGCGTGCCAGCTCACTGCTGGGGGAGGTAGCGGAGAGCGGCAGCGAAACCGTGGATGAACTTCAGTACAGCTACATCCTCTGGGAGAGCTAA
- a CDS encoding DNA-directed RNA polymerase subunit alpha: MLIAQRPTLSEEVVSDNRSRFIIEPLEPGFGYTLGNSLRRTLLSSIPGASVTSIRIDGVLHEFTTVPGVKEDVTEIILNIKNLSVSSEHDEPVVAYLRKQGPGVVTAADIAPPAGVEFHNPDLHIATLNSKGKFELELTIERGRGYVSAAQNKSGDSEIGRIPVDSIYSPVLKVTFRVEATRVEQRTDFDKLIVDVETKQAIAPRDAVASAGTTLVELFGLARELNTAAEGIEIGPSPTDAALAADMALPIEDLDLTVRSYNCLKREGIHTVGELVARSEADLMDIRNFGAKSIDEVKAKLVELGLSLKDSPPGFDLAARAAAIEEDDAAFSDDEL; encoded by the coding sequence GTGCTCATTGCACAGCGCCCCACCCTCTCCGAAGAGGTCGTCTCCGACAACCGCTCCCGTTTCATCATTGAACCGCTGGAGCCCGGTTTCGGTTACACCCTCGGAAACTCCCTCCGCCGTACCCTGCTCTCCTCCATCCCCGGTGCCTCTGTCACGAGCATCCGGATCGATGGCGTGCTGCACGAGTTCACCACGGTTCCGGGTGTCAAGGAAGATGTCACTGAGATCATCCTGAACATCAAGAACCTGTCGGTCTCCTCCGAGCACGACGAGCCGGTTGTTGCTTACCTGCGCAAGCAGGGCCCGGGAGTCGTCACCGCCGCGGACATTGCTCCGCCGGCCGGCGTCGAATTCCACAACCCGGATCTGCACATTGCCACGCTGAACTCGAAGGGCAAGTTCGAACTCGAACTGACCATCGAGCGCGGCCGCGGCTACGTTTCGGCAGCTCAGAACAAGTCCGGCGACTCCGAGATCGGCCGCATTCCGGTCGACTCGATCTACTCGCCGGTCCTGAAGGTTACTTTCCGCGTGGAAGCTACCCGTGTTGAGCAGCGCACTGACTTCGACAAGCTCATTGTCGACGTCGAGACCAAGCAGGCCATCGCCCCGCGCGATGCCGTTGCTTCGGCAGGTACCACCCTGGTGGAACTGTTCGGTCTGGCCCGCGAGCTGAACACCGCAGCTGAAGGTATCGAGATTGGCCCGTCGCCGACGGATGCTGCCCTGGCAGCAGACATGGCCCTGCCGATCGAGGATCTGGACCTCACGGTCCGTTCCTACAACTGCCTCAAGCGTGAGGGCATCCACACCGTGGGTGAACTCGTGGCCCGCTCCGAGGCCGACCTCATGGACATCCGTAACTTCGGTGCGAAGTCCATCGATGAGGTCAAGGCAAAGCTGGTTGAACTGGGCCTGTCCCTCAAGGACTCGCCTCCCGGTTTTGACCTCGCAGCACGCGCCGCAGCAATTGAAGAGGACGACGCCGCTTTCAGCGACGACGAGCTCTAA
- the rplQ gene encoding 50S ribosomal protein L17, giving the protein MPTPAKGPRLGGGAAHERLMLANLSAALFEHKRITTTVTKAKRLKPYAERLVTFAKRGDLASRRRVLGLISDKGIVHELFTDIAQAVENRNGGYTRITKIGNRKGDNAPMAVIELVLEPVSAKQAVVAEATSAAKRDADKKDADKAEAAPVAETEAAEAAESEAATEEAPAAEEADAKSEKDAK; this is encoded by the coding sequence ATGCCTACCCCCGCTAAGGGTCCGCGCCTCGGAGGCGGAGCGGCTCACGAGCGTCTTATGCTCGCGAACCTGTCCGCCGCACTGTTCGAGCACAAGCGGATCACCACCACGGTGACCAAGGCCAAGCGACTGAAGCCGTACGCCGAGCGCCTGGTGACTTTCGCCAAGCGTGGCGACCTGGCTTCCCGCCGCCGTGTACTCGGCTTGATCAGCGACAAGGGCATCGTCCACGAGCTGTTCACCGACATTGCACAGGCAGTGGAGAACCGCAACGGCGGCTACACCCGCATCACCAAGATTGGCAACCGCAAGGGCGACAACGCTCCCATGGCTGTCATCGAACTGGTTCTTGAGCCGGTTTCCGCCAAGCAGGCCGTCGTAGCCGAGGCTACCTCCGCAGCCAAGCGCGACGCTGACAAGAAGGACGCCGATAAGGCAGAAGCTGCTCCGGTTGCTGAAACCGAAGCCGCTGAAGCTGCCGAGTCTGAAGCAGCTACCGAAGAGGCTCCGGCCGCTGAGGAAGCAGACGCCAAGTCCGAGAAGGACGCGAAGTAA
- the truA gene encoding tRNA pseudouridine(38-40) synthase TruA: MNDQKPAAPVRGGGGFLRVRLDVAYDGGPFSGWAVQPGRRTVQGTLEEALQLLIRRPIRVTVAGRTDAGVHARGQVVHLDLSEDEWLGLNRGAELDPAVALLRRLRGALSRGLGNLTGAIEVHKVSIAPEGFDARFSALWRRYSYRIADGPALWDPLGRSSTLWHKQQLDVGLLNEGASQLLGLQDFRSYCKPREGATTIRELQRFEFSRGDDGVIVATVQADAFCHNMVRSLVGSALFVGEGLESPGWLLERLLARQRDAKSVLAAPHPLVLEEVAYPSASGLLARAELTRALRQ, from the coding sequence ATGAACGACCAGAAACCCGCGGCCCCCGTCAGAGGGGGCGGCGGGTTTTTGCGTGTCCGGCTTGATGTCGCGTACGACGGTGGACCCTTCAGCGGGTGGGCCGTCCAGCCTGGCCGGCGCACGGTCCAGGGCACGCTCGAAGAAGCCCTGCAGTTGCTGATCCGCAGGCCCATCCGCGTTACGGTCGCCGGGCGGACCGACGCCGGCGTCCATGCCCGCGGCCAGGTGGTCCATCTGGACCTGAGTGAGGACGAATGGCTCGGCCTGAACCGCGGTGCCGAGCTGGATCCCGCGGTCGCGCTGCTGCGCCGGCTCCGCGGCGCCCTCAGCCGGGGGCTGGGCAATCTCACCGGGGCCATCGAGGTCCACAAGGTGTCCATCGCTCCCGAGGGCTTTGACGCCCGTTTTTCTGCCCTCTGGCGCCGGTACAGCTACCGGATCGCGGACGGCCCCGCCCTCTGGGACCCGCTGGGCCGTTCCTCCACGCTGTGGCACAAACAGCAGCTGGACGTCGGACTGCTCAATGAAGGAGCCTCCCAGCTGCTGGGGCTGCAGGATTTCCGGTCCTACTGCAAGCCGAGGGAAGGCGCCACCACAATCCGGGAACTCCAGCGGTTCGAGTTTTCCCGTGGCGACGACGGCGTCATTGTGGCCACAGTCCAGGCCGACGCCTTCTGCCACAACATGGTGCGGTCCCTCGTGGGCTCCGCCCTCTTTGTGGGGGAGGGCCTCGAATCGCCGGGCTGGCTGCTGGAACGGCTGCTGGCCCGTCAGCGGGACGCGAAGTCCGTGCTGGCCGCCCCGCACCCCCTGGTGCTGGAGGAAGTGGCCTACCCCTCGGCCAGCGGGCTGCTGGCCCGGGCCGAGCTGACCCGCGCCCTGCGCCAGTAG
- a CDS encoding P1 family peptidase: MTAITDVPGLRVGHAGRTGEGWLSGVTVVLPPPGTVGSVDVRGGGPGTHETDALDPTTLSRTVDAVVLTGGSAFGLASAHGAQRWCEENGRGFPVTGGVVPIVPAAAIFDLGRGGNFAARPDAAMGYAATEDAAARKEGHDVERGNIGAGTGALIGRGTYKGGIGTASITLESISADGPVVVGAIAVVNALGLPFDASPAPAEAAHGPAGATAPEPPPLNTTLVVVATNAILDKAECKRTASAAHAGLARALNPSHTLADGDTVFCLATGALALDRGSEAARQVSLITLQSAAADVVRLAILDGISRAEPVSTPAGEFGAYGR, encoded by the coding sequence ATGACCGCGATTACGGACGTGCCAGGCCTGAGGGTGGGCCATGCCGGCAGGACAGGCGAAGGCTGGCTGAGCGGAGTGACGGTTGTGCTGCCGCCGCCCGGCACCGTTGGTTCCGTCGACGTCCGGGGCGGCGGCCCCGGAACGCATGAGACCGACGCCCTGGACCCAACGACGCTGTCCCGGACTGTGGACGCCGTCGTGCTCACCGGGGGAAGCGCTTTCGGCCTCGCCTCGGCCCATGGCGCCCAGCGCTGGTGCGAGGAGAACGGCCGCGGATTCCCGGTCACCGGCGGCGTGGTCCCGATCGTGCCGGCGGCGGCGATCTTCGACCTCGGCCGGGGCGGGAACTTCGCCGCCCGCCCGGACGCCGCCATGGGCTACGCGGCCACCGAGGACGCCGCTGCCCGCAAGGAGGGACACGACGTCGAACGCGGCAACATAGGAGCCGGCACCGGAGCCCTCATCGGCCGGGGCACCTACAAGGGCGGCATCGGCACAGCCTCGATCACCCTGGAAAGCATCTCCGCAGACGGCCCGGTGGTCGTGGGGGCCATAGCGGTAGTCAACGCGCTGGGACTGCCGTTTGACGCATCGCCGGCGCCGGCGGAAGCCGCTCACGGCCCAGCCGGCGCGACAGCGCCGGAGCCACCCCCGCTCAACACCACCCTCGTCGTCGTCGCCACCAACGCCATTCTGGACAAGGCCGAGTGCAAGCGCACAGCCTCTGCCGCCCACGCGGGACTGGCCCGGGCGCTGAATCCGAGCCACACGCTGGCGGACGGCGATACGGTCTTTTGCCTCGCCACCGGCGCGCTCGCACTGGACCGCGGCAGCGAGGCCGCCCGCCAGGTGAGCCTCATTACCCTGCAGAGCGCGGCAGCCGACGTCGTTCGCCTCGCGATCCTCGACGGGATCTCCCGGGCGGAGCCCGTGAGCACGCCGGCGGGCGAATTTGGTGCATACGGGCGCTGA
- a CDS encoding type II secretion system F family protein, whose amino-acid sequence MALLPVGVGLLFMAVLLLGYALLATGGASVPLDRRRPVQDRPDSQLTRFAGSAVHLVDGFFAQRKVRLFNREALENAGLRMRQGDFFVLVLAGALVGAVAGLVVAGPLLAVLFVLVAPLVGHLVLGYLAGKRRNTFDQQLGDTLQLLAGGLRAGHSILRAIDAAATESLSPTSEEMRRVVTETSLGRDLLSSLNDTAERMRNEDFVWIAQAIQINREVGGNLAEVLDQVNETIRERSEIKGHIKALAAEGKFSAYILMAMPIGIVAMLMLANPGYMNVMFTRPLGWAMIATSITLMTIGGLWMRKIIDLKF is encoded by the coding sequence ATGGCACTTTTGCCTGTTGGTGTCGGGCTGCTGTTCATGGCGGTGCTGCTCCTGGGCTACGCGCTGCTGGCCACCGGCGGCGCCAGCGTCCCGCTGGACCGTCGGCGGCCGGTCCAGGACCGGCCCGACTCCCAGCTGACCCGGTTCGCCGGTTCCGCCGTGCACCTGGTGGACGGCTTCTTCGCGCAGCGAAAGGTCCGGCTGTTCAACCGGGAAGCGCTGGAGAACGCCGGCCTCCGGATGCGCCAGGGCGACTTCTTCGTCCTCGTGCTGGCCGGGGCCCTGGTGGGAGCCGTGGCCGGACTGGTTGTGGCCGGTCCCCTGCTGGCGGTTCTCTTCGTCCTGGTGGCCCCGCTGGTGGGGCACCTTGTGCTTGGTTATCTGGCCGGAAAACGCCGTAACACGTTCGACCAGCAGCTCGGCGACACGCTCCAGCTGCTGGCGGGCGGCCTGCGGGCCGGTCACAGCATCCTGCGTGCGATTGATGCCGCCGCCACCGAATCTCTGAGCCCGACGTCGGAGGAGATGCGCCGTGTGGTCACAGAAACCAGCCTGGGACGTGACCTGCTGTCCTCCCTCAACGACACGGCCGAGCGGATGCGGAACGAGGACTTCGTCTGGATCGCGCAGGCCATCCAGATCAACCGCGAGGTCGGCGGGAACCTGGCCGAGGTCCTGGACCAAGTGAACGAAACCATCCGCGAGCGGAGCGAAATCAAGGGCCACATCAAGGCCCTTGCCGCCGAGGGGAAGTTCTCCGCCTACATCCTGATGGCCATGCCCATCGGCATCGTTGCCATGCTAATGCTGGCCAACCCGGGCTACATGAACGTCATGTTCACGCGCCCCCTGGGCTGGGCCATGATCGCCACGTCCATCACCCTGATGACCATCGGCGGCTTGTGGATGCGCAAGATCATCGACCTGAAGTTCTGA
- the rpmJ gene encoding 50S ribosomal protein L36 — MKVKPSVKQICEKCKVIRRNGRVMVICENPRHKQRQG, encoded by the coding sequence ATGAAGGTCAAGCCGAGCGTCAAGCAGATCTGCGAAAAGTGCAAAGTGATCCGCCGTAATGGCCGGGTCATGGTGATCTGCGAGAACCCGCGCCACAAGCAGCGCCAGGGCTAA
- a CDS encoding response regulator transcription factor, protein MTDLGVAVVVEDDADVRNLVEAVLSQAGFEVHSAADGREGVDVIRRLDADVVTLDVGLPDIDGFEVLRRVRQFSDAYVVMLTARTDELDTLTALHTGADDFMTKPFRPRELRARVAAMMRRPRQDTISETPRPAVAADAAPPAPQDSVLRHNGLALNPDSRTVTVDGEPATLTRSEFDLLHALLKGAGAVRSKTDLVRVVRGEYYRADAYIGESDERAVEVHIGNLRRKLRENPLQPRWLQTVRGVGYRLAPERD, encoded by the coding sequence ATGACTGACCTAGGAGTCGCGGTCGTAGTTGAAGACGACGCTGACGTACGCAACCTTGTCGAAGCAGTGCTGAGCCAGGCCGGTTTCGAAGTCCATTCGGCCGCAGACGGGCGCGAGGGTGTGGACGTCATCCGGCGCCTGGACGCCGACGTGGTCACCTTGGACGTGGGCCTCCCGGACATCGACGGCTTCGAAGTCCTTCGCCGGGTCCGTCAGTTCAGTGATGCCTATGTGGTCATGTTGACGGCCCGCACGGACGAACTGGACACGCTGACGGCACTGCACACCGGCGCCGACGATTTTATGACCAAGCCTTTCCGGCCGCGCGAACTCCGGGCCCGGGTGGCCGCCATGATGCGGCGGCCCCGGCAGGACACCATCAGCGAAACGCCACGGCCGGCAGTTGCCGCGGACGCCGCGCCCCCGGCGCCGCAGGATTCCGTCCTGCGCCATAACGGGCTGGCTCTCAATCCTGACAGCCGCACTGTGACGGTAGACGGCGAGCCCGCCACGCTGACACGCAGCGAGTTCGATCTCTTGCACGCCCTGCTTAAGGGCGCGGGTGCCGTCCGGTCCAAGACTGACCTGGTCCGCGTGGTGCGGGGTGAGTACTACCGGGCGGATGCGTACATCGGCGAATCCGACGAACGGGCCGTCGAGGTGCATATCGGGAATCTGCGGCGGAAATTGCGCGAGAATCCCCTGCAGCCCCGCTGGCTTCAGACGGTACGCGGTGTGGGGTACCGGCTCGCTCCAGAGCGGGATTAG